The Papio anubis isolate 15944 chromosome 1, Panubis1.0, whole genome shotgun sequence genome window below encodes:
- the DCST2 gene encoding DC-STAMP domain-containing protein 2 isoform X6, whose translation MDGVKHVARALRNVWQWLLHIGDVCNAELGNPYLKCARVFDDAKDSCMMVIPQAYHLCYVLMPFKLTLCGLASRFEQMWRPIGKSKRGPVRRGLQRWGAGLAVLLLRTLSRLRPSVVQVFCVIPKYIQPFLRQTIGTPVIQLLNRVRQEFEFNMTATHHFSVDLNASRSLSQVAMDLHEAVSMKLHRVREALALMGFTTPLLLVLLYLQALFYRYCYLNWDHYDNIYITSQFLRMEAVRSAAGLPTVLPLSAHEARRYIPPGSIFLSQWEKFFYILETFNLIRHLLLVLFLVFLDYAVFWVLDLARHQLQGEIVARSPVLVSITVEGTGYAGNIYRDLVSAFDVLQQGNISILSRRCLLRPSEPDSTGYIVIGVMYGLCFFVTLFGSYVSRLRRVICASYYPSREQERISYLYNILLSRRTNLLAALHRSVRRRAADQGHRSAFLVLASRCPCLGPFVSHFWLHQAYCLGCGQPQHEGDMENIVSCSTPGCQGTPAMRRALSYGWLQLNGRTLSRHGYCSNRSKKCSAGASQWSPLPSPVTWMRRRGLSRESTGSSPYLKPISLLAFSPALSPTDHLRHPPPPKQPPLQLQNPQSLSHLPLLLILPTYPPNKPKVDTSVNLKLLLFLPVAYTLGRGVGMGGGE comes from the exons ATGGATGGTGTGAAACATGTAG CCAGGGCTCTCCGGAATGTATGGCAGTGGCTCCTGCACATCGGGGATGTGTGCAACGCGGAACTGGGCAACCCTTACCTGAAGTGTGCACGGGTTTTTGATGATGCCAAGGACAGCTGCATGATGGTCATACCACAAGCCTACCATCTGTGTTACGTGCTCATGCCCTTCAAACTGACGCTCTGTGGACTTGCCAGTC GTTTTGAGCAAATGTGGAGGCCAATAGGAAAATCGAAAAGAGGCCCTGTGAGAAGAGGTCTCCAGAGGTGGGGGGCAGGCCTGGCTGTGCTCCTCCTTCGGACACTCAGCAGACTCCGCCCATCAGTGGTCCAGGTGTTCTGCGTCATCCCTAAGTACATTCAGCCCTTCTTGCGCCAGACCATCGGCACCC CTGTGATTCAGTTGCTCAACCGGGTgcgtcaggagtttgagttcaaCATGACAGCCACCCACCACTTCTCTGTGGATCTCAATGCCTCTCGGAGTCTGTCCCAGGTAGCCATGGACCTCCACGAGGCTGTCAGCATGAAGCTGCACCGTGTCCGAGAGGCCCTGGCTCTGATGGGGTTCACCACTCCTCTGCTGCTTGTGCTTCTCTACCTCCA AGCCCTATTTTACCGGTACTGTTACCTGAACTGGGACCATTATGACAATATCTACATCACCAGCCAATTCCTGCGCATGGAGGCTGTGCGCTCCGCGGCAGGGCTGCCCACAGTGCTACCGCTCAGTGCTCACGAGGCCAGGCGCTACATCCCACCGG GCTCCATCTTCTTGTCCCAATGGGAGAAGTTTTTTTACATTCTGGAGACCTTCAACCTTATCCGACACCTCCTCCTCGTGCTGTTCCTAGTCTTCCTAGACTATGCTGTCTTCTGGGTGCTCGACCTGGCCCGGCACCAGCTGCAGGGGGAGATTGTGGCCCGCA GTCCTGTGTTGGTGTCTATAACCGTGGAAGGGACTGGCTATGCTGGGAATATTTATCGTGACCTGGTGTCAGCATTTGATGTCCTGCAGCAAGGCAACATCAGTATTTTGTCCCGGCGTTGTCTCCTTCGTCCCTCGGAGCCGGACAGCACTGGCTACATAGTCATTG GCGTCATGTATGGCCTATGCTTCTTCGTCACCCTGTTTGGCAGCTATGTCAGCCGGCTGCGGCGAGTCATCTGTGCCTCCTACTACCCATCCCGGGAGCAG GAGAGGATCTCCTACCTGTACAACATACTTCTGAGCCGCCGAACCAATCTGTTGGCTGCCCTGCACCGATCAGTGAGGCGGCGGGCGGCTGACCAGGGCCACAGAAGTGCCTTCCTAGTGCTGGCCAGTCG GTGCCCTTGCCTAGGTCCATTTGTCAGCCACTTTTGGCTGCATCAGGCCTACTGCCTGGGCTGTGGGCAGCCCCAGCATGAGGGAGACATGGAGAACATTGTGTCCTGCAGTACCCCGGGCTGCCAAG GGACTCCAGCGATGAGGAGGGCCCTCAGCTATGGCTGGCTGCAGCTCAATGGAAGGACCCTGAGCAGGCATGGTTACTGCAGCAACCGCTCCAAGAAGTGCTCGGCAGGAGCCTCTCAGTGGAGTCCACTTCCGAGTCCAG TGACCTGGATGAGGAGAAGGGGCCTCAGCAGAGAAAGCACGGGCAGCAGCCCTTACCTGAAGCCCATCAGCCTATTAGCATTCTCACCAGCCCTGAGCCCCACAGACCACCTGAGACATCCTCCACCCCCAAAGCAGCCCCCACTCCAGCTTCAGAACCCTCAGTCCCTCTctcacctccctctcctcctgaTCCTTCCCACCTACCCCCCAAATAAACCAAAAGTGGACACAAGTGTGaatcttaaattattattatttcttcctgtCGCTTACACCCTTGGTCGGGGGGTtgggatggggggaggggaaTAG
- the DCST2 gene encoding DC-STAMP domain-containing protein 2 isoform X5, producing MHAYGTCCMPAPWQGRTLLLVAAFGLVLQGPCANTLRNFTRASEAVACGAELALNQTAEVLQRAKQPLVSALNKIKAIAQKTKEVADRVRKFFRSIMDGVKHVARALRNVWQWLLHIGDVCNAELGNPYLKCARVFDDAKDSCMMVIPQAYHLCYVLMPFKLTLCGLASRFEQMWRPIGKSKRGPVRRGLQRWGAGLAVLLLRTLSRLRPSVVQVFCVIPKYIQPFLRQTIGTPVIQLLNRVRQEFEFNMTATHHFSVDLNASRSLSQVAMDLHEAVSMKLHRVREALALMGFTTPLLLVLLYLQALFYRYCYLNWDHYDNIYITSQFLRMEAVRSAAGLPTVLPLSAHEARRYIPPGSIFLSQWEKFFYILETFNLIRHLLLVLFLVFLDYAVFWVLDLARHQLQGEIVARSPVLVSITVEGTGYAGNIYRDLVSAFDVLQQGNISILSRRCLLRPSEPDSTGYIVIGVMYGLCFFVTLFGSYVSRLRRVICASYYPSREQERISYLYNILLSRRTNLLAALHRSVRRRAADQGHRSAFLVLASRCPCLGPFVSHFWLHQAYCLGCGQPQHEGDMENIVSCSTPGCQGTPAMRRALSYGWLQLNGRTLSRHGYCSNRSKKCSAGASQWSPLPSPVTWMRRRGLSRESTGSSPYLKPISLLAFSPALSPTDHLRHPPPPKQPPLQLQNPQSLSHLPLLLILPTYPPNKPKVDTSVNLKLLLFLPVAYTLGRGVGMGGGE from the exons ATGCATGCATATGGAACTTGCTGCATGCCAGCACCAT GGCAGGGCCGGACACTACTGTTGGTGGCTGCCTTTGGGTTGGTGCTTCAAGGTCCTTGTGCCAACACTCTACGCAACTTCACCCGGGCTAGCGAGGCTGTAGCCTGTGGGGCAGAGCTGGCCCTGAACCAGACCGCCGAAGTGCTACAGCGGGCCAAGCAGCCCCTTGTCA GTGCCCTGAACAAGATTAAAGCTATTGCCCAAAAGACCAAAGAGGTGGCTGACCGGGTCCGCAAGTTCTTTCGGTCAATCATGGATGGTGTGAAACATGTAG CCAGGGCTCTCCGGAATGTATGGCAGTGGCTCCTGCACATCGGGGATGTGTGCAACGCGGAACTGGGCAACCCTTACCTGAAGTGTGCACGGGTTTTTGATGATGCCAAGGACAGCTGCATGATGGTCATACCACAAGCCTACCATCTGTGTTACGTGCTCATGCCCTTCAAACTGACGCTCTGTGGACTTGCCAGTC GTTTTGAGCAAATGTGGAGGCCAATAGGAAAATCGAAAAGAGGCCCTGTGAGAAGAGGTCTCCAGAGGTGGGGGGCAGGCCTGGCTGTGCTCCTCCTTCGGACACTCAGCAGACTCCGCCCATCAGTGGTCCAGGTGTTCTGCGTCATCCCTAAGTACATTCAGCCCTTCTTGCGCCAGACCATCGGCACCC CTGTGATTCAGTTGCTCAACCGGGTgcgtcaggagtttgagttcaaCATGACAGCCACCCACCACTTCTCTGTGGATCTCAATGCCTCTCGGAGTCTGTCCCAGGTAGCCATGGACCTCCACGAGGCTGTCAGCATGAAGCTGCACCGTGTCCGAGAGGCCCTGGCTCTGATGGGGTTCACCACTCCTCTGCTGCTTGTGCTTCTCTACCTCCA AGCCCTATTTTACCGGTACTGTTACCTGAACTGGGACCATTATGACAATATCTACATCACCAGCCAATTCCTGCGCATGGAGGCTGTGCGCTCCGCGGCAGGGCTGCCCACAGTGCTACCGCTCAGTGCTCACGAGGCCAGGCGCTACATCCCACCGG GCTCCATCTTCTTGTCCCAATGGGAGAAGTTTTTTTACATTCTGGAGACCTTCAACCTTATCCGACACCTCCTCCTCGTGCTGTTCCTAGTCTTCCTAGACTATGCTGTCTTCTGGGTGCTCGACCTGGCCCGGCACCAGCTGCAGGGGGAGATTGTGGCCCGCA GTCCTGTGTTGGTGTCTATAACCGTGGAAGGGACTGGCTATGCTGGGAATATTTATCGTGACCTGGTGTCAGCATTTGATGTCCTGCAGCAAGGCAACATCAGTATTTTGTCCCGGCGTTGTCTCCTTCGTCCCTCGGAGCCGGACAGCACTGGCTACATAGTCATTG GCGTCATGTATGGCCTATGCTTCTTCGTCACCCTGTTTGGCAGCTATGTCAGCCGGCTGCGGCGAGTCATCTGTGCCTCCTACTACCCATCCCGGGAGCAG GAGAGGATCTCCTACCTGTACAACATACTTCTGAGCCGCCGAACCAATCTGTTGGCTGCCCTGCACCGATCAGTGAGGCGGCGGGCGGCTGACCAGGGCCACAGAAGTGCCTTCCTAGTGCTGGCCAGTCG GTGCCCTTGCCTAGGTCCATTTGTCAGCCACTTTTGGCTGCATCAGGCCTACTGCCTGGGCTGTGGGCAGCCCCAGCATGAGGGAGACATGGAGAACATTGTGTCCTGCAGTACCCCGGGCTGCCAAG GGACTCCAGCGATGAGGAGGGCCCTCAGCTATGGCTGGCTGCAGCTCAATGGAAGGACCCTGAGCAGGCATGGTTACTGCAGCAACCGCTCCAAGAAGTGCTCGGCAGGAGCCTCTCAGTGGAGTCCACTTCCGAGTCCAG TGACCTGGATGAGGAGAAGGGGCCTCAGCAGAGAAAGCACGGGCAGCAGCCCTTACCTGAAGCCCATCAGCCTATTAGCATTCTCACCAGCCCTGAGCCCCACAGACCACCTGAGACATCCTCCACCCCCAAAGCAGCCCCCACTCCAGCTTCAGAACCCTCAGTCCCTCTctcacctccctctcctcctgaTCCTTCCCACCTACCCCCCAAATAAACCAAAAGTGGACACAAGTGTGaatcttaaattattattatttcttcctgtCGCTTACACCCTTGGTCGGGGGGTtgggatggggggaggggaaTAG
- the DCST2 gene encoding DC-STAMP domain-containing protein 2 isoform X3, whose product MPKVMKDVVHPFRGEEPSMARAVVRSVGGFTLGLSLATAYGLLELLVEGHSPWGCLGRTLLLVAAFGLVLQGPCANTLRNFTRASEAVACGAELALNQTAEVLQRAKQPLVSALNKIKAIAQKTKEVADRVRKFFRSIMDGVKHVARALRNVWQWLLHIGDVCNAELGNPYLKCARVFDDAKDSCMMVIPQAYHLCYVLMPFKLTLCGLASRFEQMWRPIGKSKRGPVRRGLQRWGAGLAVLLLRTLSRLRPSVVQVFCVIPKYIQPFLRQTIGTPVIQLLNRVRQEFEFNMTATHHFSVDLNASRSLSQVAMDLHEAVSMKLHRVREALALMGFTTPLLLVLLYLQALFYRYCYLNWDHYDNIYITSQFLRMEAVRSAAGLPTVLPLSAHEARRYIPPGSIFLSQWEKFFYILETFNLIRHLLLVLFLVFLDYAVFWVLDLARHQLQGEIVARSPVLVSITVEGTGYAGNIYRDLVSAFDVLQQGNISILSRRCLLRPSEPDSTGYIVIGVMYGLCFFVTLFGSYVSRLRRVICASYYPSREQERISYLYNILLSRRTNLLAALHRSVRRRAADQGHRSAFLVLASRCPCLGPFVSHFWLHQAYCLGCGQPQHEGDMENIVSCSTPGCQGTPAMRRALSYGWLQLNGRTLSRHGYCSNRSKKCSAGASQWSPLPSPVTWMRRRGLSRESTGSSPYLKPISLLAFSPALSPTDHLRHPPPPKQPPLQLQNPQSLSHLPLLLILPTYPPNKPKVDTSVNLKLLLFLPVAYTLGRGVGMGGGE is encoded by the exons ATGCCCAAAGTCATGAAGGATGTTGTGCACCCCTTCAGGGGAGAGGAGCCTAGCATGGCGAGAGCTGTGGTTCGCAGCGTGGGAGGCTTTACCCTGGGCTTGTCTTTGGCCACGGCCTATGGGCTTCTGGAGCTACTGGTGGAAGGGCACAGCCCCTGGGGCTGCCTG GGCCGGACACTACTGTTGGTGGCTGCCTTTGGGTTGGTGCTTCAAGGTCCTTGTGCCAACACTCTACGCAACTTCACCCGGGCTAGCGAGGCTGTAGCCTGTGGGGCAGAGCTGGCCCTGAACCAGACCGCCGAAGTGCTACAGCGGGCCAAGCAGCCCCTTGTCA GTGCCCTGAACAAGATTAAAGCTATTGCCCAAAAGACCAAAGAGGTGGCTGACCGGGTCCGCAAGTTCTTTCGGTCAATCATGGATGGTGTGAAACATGTAG CCAGGGCTCTCCGGAATGTATGGCAGTGGCTCCTGCACATCGGGGATGTGTGCAACGCGGAACTGGGCAACCCTTACCTGAAGTGTGCACGGGTTTTTGATGATGCCAAGGACAGCTGCATGATGGTCATACCACAAGCCTACCATCTGTGTTACGTGCTCATGCCCTTCAAACTGACGCTCTGTGGACTTGCCAGTC GTTTTGAGCAAATGTGGAGGCCAATAGGAAAATCGAAAAGAGGCCCTGTGAGAAGAGGTCTCCAGAGGTGGGGGGCAGGCCTGGCTGTGCTCCTCCTTCGGACACTCAGCAGACTCCGCCCATCAGTGGTCCAGGTGTTCTGCGTCATCCCTAAGTACATTCAGCCCTTCTTGCGCCAGACCATCGGCACCC CTGTGATTCAGTTGCTCAACCGGGTgcgtcaggagtttgagttcaaCATGACAGCCACCCACCACTTCTCTGTGGATCTCAATGCCTCTCGGAGTCTGTCCCAGGTAGCCATGGACCTCCACGAGGCTGTCAGCATGAAGCTGCACCGTGTCCGAGAGGCCCTGGCTCTGATGGGGTTCACCACTCCTCTGCTGCTTGTGCTTCTCTACCTCCA AGCCCTATTTTACCGGTACTGTTACCTGAACTGGGACCATTATGACAATATCTACATCACCAGCCAATTCCTGCGCATGGAGGCTGTGCGCTCCGCGGCAGGGCTGCCCACAGTGCTACCGCTCAGTGCTCACGAGGCCAGGCGCTACATCCCACCGG GCTCCATCTTCTTGTCCCAATGGGAGAAGTTTTTTTACATTCTGGAGACCTTCAACCTTATCCGACACCTCCTCCTCGTGCTGTTCCTAGTCTTCCTAGACTATGCTGTCTTCTGGGTGCTCGACCTGGCCCGGCACCAGCTGCAGGGGGAGATTGTGGCCCGCA GTCCTGTGTTGGTGTCTATAACCGTGGAAGGGACTGGCTATGCTGGGAATATTTATCGTGACCTGGTGTCAGCATTTGATGTCCTGCAGCAAGGCAACATCAGTATTTTGTCCCGGCGTTGTCTCCTTCGTCCCTCGGAGCCGGACAGCACTGGCTACATAGTCATTG GCGTCATGTATGGCCTATGCTTCTTCGTCACCCTGTTTGGCAGCTATGTCAGCCGGCTGCGGCGAGTCATCTGTGCCTCCTACTACCCATCCCGGGAGCAG GAGAGGATCTCCTACCTGTACAACATACTTCTGAGCCGCCGAACCAATCTGTTGGCTGCCCTGCACCGATCAGTGAGGCGGCGGGCGGCTGACCAGGGCCACAGAAGTGCCTTCCTAGTGCTGGCCAGTCG GTGCCCTTGCCTAGGTCCATTTGTCAGCCACTTTTGGCTGCATCAGGCCTACTGCCTGGGCTGTGGGCAGCCCCAGCATGAGGGAGACATGGAGAACATTGTGTCCTGCAGTACCCCGGGCTGCCAAG GGACTCCAGCGATGAGGAGGGCCCTCAGCTATGGCTGGCTGCAGCTCAATGGAAGGACCCTGAGCAGGCATGGTTACTGCAGCAACCGCTCCAAGAAGTGCTCGGCAGGAGCCTCTCAGTGGAGTCCACTTCCGAGTCCAG TGACCTGGATGAGGAGAAGGGGCCTCAGCAGAGAAAGCACGGGCAGCAGCCCTTACCTGAAGCCCATCAGCCTATTAGCATTCTCACCAGCCCTGAGCCCCACAGACCACCTGAGACATCCTCCACCCCCAAAGCAGCCCCCACTCCAGCTTCAGAACCCTCAGTCCCTCTctcacctccctctcctcctgaTCCTTCCCACCTACCCCCCAAATAAACCAAAAGTGGACACAAGTGTGaatcttaaattattattatttcttcctgtCGCTTACACCCTTGGTCGGGGGGTtgggatggggggaggggaaTAG
- the DCST2 gene encoding DC-STAMP domain-containing protein 2 isoform X1, with translation MPKVMKDVVHPFRGEEPSMARAVVRSVGGFTLGLSLATAYGLLELLVEGHSPWGCLVGTLTLAAFLSLGMGFSRQVRATVLLLLPQAFSRQGRTLLLVAAFGLVLQGPCANTLRNFTRASEAVACGAELALNQTAEVLQRAKQPLVSALNKIKAIAQKTKEVADRVRKFFRSIMDGVKHVARALRNVWQWLLHIGDVCNAELGNPYLKCARVFDDAKDSCMMVIPQAYHLCYVLMPFKLTLCGLASRFEQMWRPIGKSKRGPVRRGLQRWGAGLAVLLLRTLSRLRPSVVQVFCVIPKYIQPFLRQTIGTPVIQLLNRVRQEFEFNMTATHHFSVDLNASRSLSQVAMDLHEAVSMKLHRVREALALMGFTTPLLLVLLYLQALFYRYCYLNWDHYDNIYITSQFLRMEAVRSAAGLPTVLPLSAHEARRYIPPGSIFLSQWEKFFYILETFNLIRHLLLVLFLVFLDYAVFWVLDLARHQLQGEIVARSPVLVSITVEGTGYAGNIYRDLVSAFDVLQQGNISILSRRCLLRPSEPDSTGYIVIGVMYGLCFFVTLFGSYVSRLRRVICASYYPSREQERISYLYNILLSRRTNLLAALHRSVRRRAADQGHRSAFLVLASRCPCLGPFVSHFWLHQAYCLGCGQPQHEGDMENIVSCSTPGCQGTPAMRRALSYGWLQLNGRTLSRHGYCSNRSKKCSAGASQWSPLPSPVTWMRRRGLSRESTGSSPYLKPISLLAFSPALSPTDHLRHPPPPKQPPLQLQNPQSLSHLPLLLILPTYPPNKPKVDTSVNLKLLLFLPVAYTLGRGVGMGGGE, from the exons ATGCCCAAAGTCATGAAGGATGTTGTGCACCCCTTCAGGGGAGAGGAGCCTAGCATGGCGAGAGCTGTGGTTCGCAGCGTGGGAGGCTTTACCCTGGGCTTGTCTTTGGCCACGGCCTATGGGCTTCTGGAGCTACTGGTGGAAGGGCACAGCCCCTGGGGCTGCCTGGTGGGCACCCTCACTTTGGCCGCCTTCCTTAGCCTGGGCATGGGATTCTCCCGCCAGGTCCGAGCCACTgtcctcctgctgctgccccaGGCCTTCTCCA GGCAGGGCCGGACACTACTGTTGGTGGCTGCCTTTGGGTTGGTGCTTCAAGGTCCTTGTGCCAACACTCTACGCAACTTCACCCGGGCTAGCGAGGCTGTAGCCTGTGGGGCAGAGCTGGCCCTGAACCAGACCGCCGAAGTGCTACAGCGGGCCAAGCAGCCCCTTGTCA GTGCCCTGAACAAGATTAAAGCTATTGCCCAAAAGACCAAAGAGGTGGCTGACCGGGTCCGCAAGTTCTTTCGGTCAATCATGGATGGTGTGAAACATGTAG CCAGGGCTCTCCGGAATGTATGGCAGTGGCTCCTGCACATCGGGGATGTGTGCAACGCGGAACTGGGCAACCCTTACCTGAAGTGTGCACGGGTTTTTGATGATGCCAAGGACAGCTGCATGATGGTCATACCACAAGCCTACCATCTGTGTTACGTGCTCATGCCCTTCAAACTGACGCTCTGTGGACTTGCCAGTC GTTTTGAGCAAATGTGGAGGCCAATAGGAAAATCGAAAAGAGGCCCTGTGAGAAGAGGTCTCCAGAGGTGGGGGGCAGGCCTGGCTGTGCTCCTCCTTCGGACACTCAGCAGACTCCGCCCATCAGTGGTCCAGGTGTTCTGCGTCATCCCTAAGTACATTCAGCCCTTCTTGCGCCAGACCATCGGCACCC CTGTGATTCAGTTGCTCAACCGGGTgcgtcaggagtttgagttcaaCATGACAGCCACCCACCACTTCTCTGTGGATCTCAATGCCTCTCGGAGTCTGTCCCAGGTAGCCATGGACCTCCACGAGGCTGTCAGCATGAAGCTGCACCGTGTCCGAGAGGCCCTGGCTCTGATGGGGTTCACCACTCCTCTGCTGCTTGTGCTTCTCTACCTCCA AGCCCTATTTTACCGGTACTGTTACCTGAACTGGGACCATTATGACAATATCTACATCACCAGCCAATTCCTGCGCATGGAGGCTGTGCGCTCCGCGGCAGGGCTGCCCACAGTGCTACCGCTCAGTGCTCACGAGGCCAGGCGCTACATCCCACCGG GCTCCATCTTCTTGTCCCAATGGGAGAAGTTTTTTTACATTCTGGAGACCTTCAACCTTATCCGACACCTCCTCCTCGTGCTGTTCCTAGTCTTCCTAGACTATGCTGTCTTCTGGGTGCTCGACCTGGCCCGGCACCAGCTGCAGGGGGAGATTGTGGCCCGCA GTCCTGTGTTGGTGTCTATAACCGTGGAAGGGACTGGCTATGCTGGGAATATTTATCGTGACCTGGTGTCAGCATTTGATGTCCTGCAGCAAGGCAACATCAGTATTTTGTCCCGGCGTTGTCTCCTTCGTCCCTCGGAGCCGGACAGCACTGGCTACATAGTCATTG GCGTCATGTATGGCCTATGCTTCTTCGTCACCCTGTTTGGCAGCTATGTCAGCCGGCTGCGGCGAGTCATCTGTGCCTCCTACTACCCATCCCGGGAGCAG GAGAGGATCTCCTACCTGTACAACATACTTCTGAGCCGCCGAACCAATCTGTTGGCTGCCCTGCACCGATCAGTGAGGCGGCGGGCGGCTGACCAGGGCCACAGAAGTGCCTTCCTAGTGCTGGCCAGTCG GTGCCCTTGCCTAGGTCCATTTGTCAGCCACTTTTGGCTGCATCAGGCCTACTGCCTGGGCTGTGGGCAGCCCCAGCATGAGGGAGACATGGAGAACATTGTGTCCTGCAGTACCCCGGGCTGCCAAG GGACTCCAGCGATGAGGAGGGCCCTCAGCTATGGCTGGCTGCAGCTCAATGGAAGGACCCTGAGCAGGCATGGTTACTGCAGCAACCGCTCCAAGAAGTGCTCGGCAGGAGCCTCTCAGTGGAGTCCACTTCCGAGTCCAG TGACCTGGATGAGGAGAAGGGGCCTCAGCAGAGAAAGCACGGGCAGCAGCCCTTACCTGAAGCCCATCAGCCTATTAGCATTCTCACCAGCCCTGAGCCCCACAGACCACCTGAGACATCCTCCACCCCCAAAGCAGCCCCCACTCCAGCTTCAGAACCCTCAGTCCCTCTctcacctccctctcctcctgaTCCTTCCCACCTACCCCCCAAATAAACCAAAAGTGGACACAAGTGTGaatcttaaattattattatttcttcctgtCGCTTACACCCTTGGTCGGGGGGTtgggatggggggaggggaaTAG